Part of the Microcoleus sp. AS-A8 genome, GGCAGAACTTGCTCCTCACTGAGGTGACTTTTCACGCCATGTGGAACAATCAACGCTAGAATTACCACTTCAGCCCTATGGCCAGCAAGGGAAGCTAGAGAATTCAAAGCCTCTCTCAGCTAAAAAAAAATTATCCGCTTCCCTCTCCTATACAGGAGAGGGTTAGCCAGAGGTGGAGAGAGGTTTTCCATCTCCCTCTCTCCCCTCACGATGTGGGCGGTTCCTCGCGTTTAGCGAAATCTGACGGTGGGCGATCGCTACTCCAAGCCCACCACACATAGCTGCACTGACATTGATAAAATTCCTGCCACTTGCGGCGATAGTCTTCTGTCATCACAGGCGATCGCCGATTCATCCAAACTTGCTCAGCTTCCCTAGCAGAAGCTCGACACTTGGGACAACAGAATTCTACAGCGTGAGTCGCTGATGTTGTCCATTGAGGAGGAATTGGGGAAAAAGCGTCCATCTAAACCTCTGTTGGGAACGTCTGCAAATACCGACCTTGTGTTAACGAAGGATGCACAAAGCGCAAACGTCTTAAAGTCATCGTCCCAAACAGACCAGCCGCGCCTATACGCATAGTCTTACTATGGGGAATTGGACTATCGCAAACCTTGGGTTTAACTGCCATTGCCAGTGGTTAGTATCTAGATAAGATTTTGAGTAGTGGAATACTTATACTGATTCTTGTAGAACCTTAAGTTGAAATGCTCTACTGTATTATGTGCTTATTTTAAGGTTTCCTGGGTGATTATGTTGTTTCTGAGCCGCTATGGTTTGGGGTGGCAGACCCCAAATCTCTCGATCTAGTTTTGCATGAGAAATGGGATAAGTTTTTTTTAGGGCACAGTGGTTTCAATCTTTGTAACTCGGTTGGCCCATAACACTAAATTTTGAATGCCCAGCAGTGAGTCCGATGAATCCAGAGCCTGAAATTCGCCGTTTGATTGAGCTCATGCCTGCTTCTGGGCGGATGCTGACGAAAATTGTTAGTAAACCGCAACAGACTACAGTCATTGAAAGCCCCTTTCCTCCCATTTGGTCACAAGAGCGGCCTATTTATATTAACTTTGACTTGTGGCGTCGCTTGCCCAAGCCCCAACGAGACATGCTGCTGCTGCGGACAGTCTGCTGGCTGGTTAGTATCAAATGGTTTAAGCCGGACTTGTATCAAGGAGTCGTTCTGGCGGGGTTGCTAGGGGGGATTGTGGAACTGGCGCAGGGAGATGCTGTAGGGATCGTGGTCGCTACAGGATTGAGTGCGCTCGCAGGAACCCAAATTTGGCGCAGTACCCGCAGTTCTCAGTCTGAGTTAGATGCCGATGAAAATGCGATTAAAGTGGCGACACGACGTGGTTACACTGATATCGAAGCGGCTCAACATCTCTTGGCGGCGATTGACTCTGTCGTCCAGATTGAAGGGCGGTATGGCTTAAATTTCACAGACTTGATTCGCGCTCAAAATTTAAGAGCGATCGCAGGTCTCTCATCGGTAGGTGTTCCCGATACGGTTAAGCAGGAGTAACCTTTTCCCAGCGCTCAATCAGAATTGTTACAGACATTTGCAGAATCTGTCTCAGGAGTGTGGGTTTCAATCCAGACAAAATGCTAATCTGCGACGGCAGCTCTCTGAAGGAGGAGTTCAGCATACATTGAGAGCCAAAATTCACAGGGGGTTGGAAGTCATGGCTGAGTTCGAGCTACGCCTACAACTTCAAGGAGATGTGGAAAAAACAGTAAGGGTAAATCGAGATGAGTTTGTAGTAGGTCGTTTAGCTGTATGTGATTTGCACTTACCTTTCTTGGAGATTTCTCAAGAAGGCCTTCCTGATGAATGTGTGGTGAGTGAAACGACCTTTGCTAGGCTAAGCCGAAGGCAAGGCTTAGTAGAGATGAAACACTACCGTTTTAAAGGGATTAATCAACCGGCTCTTATTTATCAAACAAAGAGAATATCGAATAAGACGTTATCCTCAAAATATAGTCATTTAAAATCTAGCCATTTATTAACCGTTGTTCCCTCCGCCACTTACCACTCCCGGCAGGATAATCAGCGTTAGTAGGGACGGAAAACACTTGTCACAAAGATTTGGATTCAGGGATTTTTAAAAGATTTTAATTCTCAAAGGAGGCGGCACTTTGTCCGCCTCCAAAGCCCTATCGACTATTAAATCTGATTACTTCATTTCCACAGGAACTCTCATTCCTTCGGCGGATAACCGACCGTCCGGGTCAATGGATTGACCTTCAATGAAGGAACGCAACATCCAAGCCATTTCCTCATGTTGCTCCATCAGTCCGGTGAGAAAGTCTGCGGTACCTTGGTCGTGATATTTATCACTACACTGGTCAATGTGCTCGCGCAGGCTGCGGATAACCTGCTCGTGATCGGCAACCAAGTTTTCTACCATCCCATAAGCGTTGGGAAGACTACCTGCATCTTCGTTAATCGAAGCGTGTTCCAAGAAGCCCTTAGCTGTACCAACCGGATAGGCACCCAACATGCGAATTCGTTCAGCGAGCGCATCGATATTTTCTGTTAAGGCTTCATAGTGTTCTTGCCACAGTGTATGCAACGAACGGAACTGTGGGCCAACAACATCCCAATGGTACTTTTTCGTTTTGATTAGCAGCAGATATGCATCAGATAGGTCACGATTTAACAAATCGGTAACACCTTGACGTTGCTCTTCTGATAAACCGATATTTAAGGGGCGCATAATCTTTTTCTCAATAGTTTGTCACCATTGCCATTGCAACAAATCTATACAGGAGTTTCATCAGCCTCTTGGAAGAGACTAGGGTTATCTAGAGTAATAAGATTTTCAGGGGCTGGACGAGCAACAATCAGGTATTGGAGGGATTGCCAACGGGACTGACTTTGGCGCGGTATAAGAGTTTTTCTGCTTGTCGGTAGCCAATGTAACGAACTCTTACTGCTTCTCCAGGCTGTGCCGTTCCTTCCATGAGTTGATGCAGGTGCGGATCGTAAGGAATTTCTGCGCCGACAGATGCGATCGCTTCTACTCCCCATTCTTGCAGCAGTTGTTCTACGGGTCGCACTAAGGGAAGTAATCTTACAGCCGGTAACTGCTGATTTTGTTGTGCTGCATAAGCTGCCGTTGGCCATTGCAAGAGCCAGGATTCTATGACTTGTAAGCTCGACTGCTGAAATTCCTGCATCAAAGTCTCTCGCTGCTCGTGCAATTGCTGTTGCAGCCGTTGATACTCCTGGCTCATATCTGTTGGTGAATTTAGCACATCAACAGATTCAGTGTCACCAAAAATTGTTAGTAGCTCAGTCATGGATACTTGCAGAACTTGACTAATTTTGAGTAGGGTTTCTACTCGCATCTGCGCTATCTGTCCCTGCCGCAGACGCCTCACCTGGCGTTCCGAAACCGCAGCTTTCCTGCTGAGTGCCTTAAAACTCGAAACACCCGCCTGCTGCATGAGTTGCTGCAAGGGGTGAGTGAAATCTTGAGTGTGGAGCGGGGTCATTTTTGAAGTTGATGAATGAATGCAAACATGACCTTTTGATCTGAGTGATGTATTTCAACCCTAAAACTCGAAAATCCCCCGTCAACTTGAGTATGGCCGGGGATTTTATTAATCTTCCAATAGACTTCTTAACATCCAAGCGGTCTTTTCATGCACTTGAAGCCGTTGAGTTAACAAATCTGCGGTAGGTTCGTCGTTGACTTTTTCAGCCAGAGGAAAGATGGAACGAGCCGTCCTTGCCACAGATTCCTGTCCTTCGACGAGAAGGCGAATCATCTCCTGAGCTTTGGGAACACCAGGCGTTTCTGCAATTGAACTGAGCTTGGCAAAGTCACTGTAGGTACCGGGAGCTGGGAAGCCTAAAGCGCGAATGCGTTCGGCAATTAAATCGACAGCTAAAGCGAGTTCGTTGTATTGTGTCTCAAACATTAAGTGCAATGTCTGGAACATTGGGCCAGTCACGTTCCAGTGGAAGTTATGAGTTTTGAGGTAAAGCGAATAGGTGTCGGCAAGCAGGCGAGAAAGCCCCTCGGCAATCTCTTTGCGACTGTCCTCTGGAATACCGATATCGATGGGTAATCCTTTTGATTGAGTTGGCATCGTTATCTCCTAATTAAAAAAATAATTCCGCATTGATGAGGCTGCTTTCACGCCTCTTGATGTTATGCATGTCGCAATTCAGTGTGAATCATCCCTTTGGCAGAAGCCGTGTAAGGCAACAACTGTTAAGGGTTAAGCTAAGTGCTTTTGTAGCACCGAGCGCGGTGCTTTGCGAACTCGGCACTTGATGGTTGATTTACCCAGACGCTGGTGTGCTTCAAAGCGATGACACCCGGAGAAGCCGTAGTACTGTCCATCGACTTCCAGGACATCAATGGGTTCGCGCAATCCTTCTGCCTGAATCGAGTCCATCAGTGCCGCTACTTTAGTGGGATCATTCTCTCGCGGCAGGGGACGACGAATTGCCCCTAGAGGAATCTCTCTAACCTCTATCATCTTGCGAGTTGCTTCCTGAGTTTCAAATCCTTACTCCTAAATCATAGTCGTTATGACTTTAGATTGCAACCCGGTGTTCAGCTGATGTGCCTTTAAGTTGCATGATTTGGAGCGCAGGGTCATAACTCGGCAGAGAATGGGGGCTTGCTCTAGAACAGTTGTGTGGAATATTTAGAGCCAATCACCTCATTGATGCTAGGAATGTCGAGCCTCATAATTCAAGTTTGCAAACACGCCCTAGTGTGAACGCTAAACTAGACATTGCTGCTTAACATCCCACTTTATGCAATCTTCCAGTCAAGCCTTTGTCTACCCACCTACGCGCAAATCTGACCAAGTTGATAACTATCACGGTACACAAGTAGCCGACCCTTATCGCTGGCTGGAAGACCTAAACTCAGAGGAAACAAGCGCTTGGGTGAAAGCGCAGAACCAACTTACGTTTAGTTATATCAGTGAGATTCCGGTACGAGAACCCCTTAAGGAGCGACTCACTAAGCTATGGAATTACGAAAAATATGGGATTCCGTTTAAGCAAGGAAACCGTTACTTCTATTTCAAAAATGATGGCCTTCAGAATCAAAGCGTCCTCTACACATTAACGACTCTTGATGCTGAACCAACCCTATTGTTTGACCCGAATCTCCTCTCAGAAGATGGCACAATTGCCTTATCCGGTTTAGCTATCAGTGAAGATGGTCAGTTGATGGCTTATGGTTTATCGACCTCTGGTTCTGACTGGAACGAGTGGAAAGTGCGTAATGTCGAAACAGGTGAAGACTTCCCGGATGATTTAAAATGGGTCAAGTTTTCTGGGGCGTCTTGGACTCATGACAGTCAAGGCTTCTTCTATAGCCGTTATGATCAGCCAAATGAGGCGACAAAACTAGAAGACTTGAATTATTATCAAAAACTCTACTATCACAAACTGGGTACGCCACAGTCAGAAGATATTTTAATTTATCATCGTCCAGACCAAAAAGAATGGATGTTTGGCGCGGGTGTGACAGAAGATGGTCGCTACCTGATTATCTCTGTCGATCGCGGAACTGACCCCAAAAATCTCATCTATTATAAAGATTTGCAAACACCCGATTCTCCTGTGGTGGAACTGATTAGCGAATTTGAAGCTAACTACAGTTTTATTGATAATGAGAGTTCAATCTTTTGGTTTCGCACAGATTTAGCGGCTCCTCGTGGTCGTGTGATTGCGATCGATATTAACAAGCCTACCCCCCCTAACCCCCCCTTGTTAAGGGGAGAGAAAGGAATGAGGGAGGGATGGCAAGAGGTGATTCCACAAAGCGATGAAACCTTGGAAAGTGTCGGTTTACTCAATAATCAGTTTGTTGCAGATTACCTAAAAGATGCTCGTTCATCCATCAAGATTTTTGACTTAGAAGGTTCTTTTGTTCGGGAGGTAGAATTACCAGGAATTGGTTCAGCGGGAGGTTTTGGTGGCAAGCGCTATGACACAGAA contains:
- a CDS encoding DUF3318 domain-containing protein encodes the protein MNPEPEIRRLIELMPASGRMLTKIVSKPQQTTVIESPFPPIWSQERPIYINFDLWRRLPKPQRDMLLLRTVCWLVSIKWFKPDLYQGVVLAGLLGGIVELAQGDAVGIVVATGLSALAGTQIWRSTRSSQSELDADENAIKVATRRGYTDIEAAQHLLAAIDSVVQIEGRYGLNFTDLIRAQNLRAIAGLSSVGVPDTVKQE
- a CDS encoding DNA starvation/stationary phase protection protein, which codes for MRPLNIGLSEEQRQGVTDLLNRDLSDAYLLLIKTKKYHWDVVGPQFRSLHTLWQEHYEALTENIDALAERIRMLGAYPVGTAKGFLEHASINEDAGSLPNAYGMVENLVADHEQVIRSLREHIDQCSDKYHDQGTADFLTGLMEQHEEMAWMLRSFIEGQSIDPDGRLSAEGMRVPVEMK
- a CDS encoding helix-turn-helix domain-containing protein gives rise to the protein MTPLHTQDFTHPLQQLMQQAGVSSFKALSRKAAVSERQVRRLRQGQIAQMRVETLLKISQVLQVSMTELLTIFGDTESVDVLNSPTDMSQEYQRLQQQLHEQRETLMQEFQQSSLQVIESWLLQWPTAAYAAQQNQQLPAVRLLPLVRPVEQLLQEWGVEAIASVGAEIPYDPHLHQLMEGTAQPGEAVRVRYIGYRQAEKLLYRAKVSPVGNPSNT
- a CDS encoding DNA starvation/stationary phase protection protein, which produces MPTQSKGLPIDIGIPEDSRKEIAEGLSRLLADTYSLYLKTHNFHWNVTGPMFQTLHLMFETQYNELALAVDLIAERIRALGFPAPGTYSDFAKLSSIAETPGVPKAQEMIRLLVEGQESVARTARSIFPLAEKVNDEPTADLLTQRLQVHEKTAWMLRSLLED
- a CDS encoding sulfiredoxin, giving the protein MIEVREIPLGAIRRPLPRENDPTKVAALMDSIQAEGLREPIDVLEVDGQYYGFSGCHRFEAHQRLGKSTIKCRVRKAPRSVLQKHLA
- a CDS encoding prolyl oligopeptidase family serine peptidase, with the translated sequence MQSSSQAFVYPPTRKSDQVDNYHGTQVADPYRWLEDLNSEETSAWVKAQNQLTFSYISEIPVREPLKERLTKLWNYEKYGIPFKQGNRYFYFKNDGLQNQSVLYTLTTLDAEPTLLFDPNLLSEDGTIALSGLAISEDGQLMAYGLSTSGSDWNEWKVRNVETGEDFPDDLKWVKFSGASWTHDSQGFFYSRYDQPNEATKLEDLNYYQKLYYHKLGTPQSEDILIYHRPDQKEWMFGAGVTEDGRYLIISVDRGTDPKNLIYYKDLQTPDSPVVELISEFEANYSFIDNESSIFWFRTDLAAPRGRVIAIDINKPTPPNPPLLRGEKGMREGWQEVIPQSDETLESVGLLNNQFVADYLKDARSSIKIFDLEGSFVREVELPGIGSAGGFGGKRYDTETFYSFTSFTIPTTIYRYDMVSGKSTLFRQPKVDFKPDEYETKQVFYTSKDGTSVPMFITHKKGLKLDGNNPTLLYGYGGFNVSLTPSFSVSRLVWMEMGGVYALPNLRGGGEYGEEWHQAGIKLNKQNVFDDFIGAAEWLINHKYTQPEKLAISGGSNGGLLVGACMTQRPELFGAALPAVGVMDMLRFHKFTIGWAWCSDYGSPENLEEFKALSAYSPLHNLKTGTAYPATLISTADHDDRVFPAHSFKFAAALQAAHGGDKPVLIRIETKAGHGAGKPTSKIIEELADEWAFLVRSLNIDAELINRL